Genomic segment of Paenalkalicoccus suaedae:
TCGATTCCCATTAAATACGTAATAATTGTCTAAAAAAGAGAAGCTAAAGGTGCCTGTTGGTCCATTACAAGACGCTGTACGAGTGCTTTGGTCCCAACCAATTTGGTAACCGATTGCATGACACAATCCGCGTAATTCAATAAAGTTTGTGTTGTTTTGTAGAATTGGGTCAATATCAAAGGTTGCTTGTCCATCATTTACGAAGACGCCTTTTGCGTCAGCTTGTGTTGGCAACTGAAATGCCACTAGTAGGGCAAGTAGTGCTGTAAGTAGTATGTACTTCCGTTTCATTCTTTCCCTCATTTCTAACCACATTCTTTTAAGGTTTATTCCAGATTTTTGAACACGGTTTTTATTATAGTCTCATTTTCTGTCTAACACTAGGGACTTTTGAACAAGTAATGGGAATGTAACCAAACTGTAACGAAGCGGGACTTTTTGAGGAGAGTTAAGGTCAAGTGATGAAGTGCAAGGGCAAGGTCAAGAACGGACCTTCGGTCCTCCTACGCTCTCGGCTGGCACTTTCCTGAGGGGCTAGCTCAACTATTTCGATCGGCCAAACCAATGGCCGTTCGAAAGGATTTTCGCTGCGCGGAAGTGCCCCTCTAGGAGACGCCAGCCTTCGCTTCGGAGGACCGAAGGCGGTTTTAATTGATAGTATGTAACACTTCCACTTTTTTATTTAGAGTAGCAGGCCCTTCGCTGCCTTCCTTTGCTTTCGTAACGGATTGGCTATAGGAGCAACTAACTTTTAAGATAAACCATATTAGAGCAAGGTTAATGAAGGGCTTTGCTGTGATTGCCCTTGGTTCCATAGAGGTTTGGGATCAGGTCCATAACTTATAAATGGGGAGCATAACTCTGGAATTAGGAACATAAAAAGCAAATAAGGCACATAACTCAGTGAAATTAGAGAACGAAGCCCATAACTCTGAAATGCGGAACATGAAAGTTAGTTAAGGAACATATTCACGAGATCCGGAACATTACTTTCAAATCAGCAATATATGATGAGGGAATTTAAGTATTTAACTTTATAAACACTCCCTCTTCGAGCTGGCAGACCCGGAGAACATTCGGAGACAATCCATAGGACTAGGAGGTGGCTGAGACCACGCAGGAAGGCTGCCTTTGCCTGACGAGTAGGCTTAGACGGCGACCCTATGGATGTCGCAGAATGTTCGGAGGGCTGACAGCTCGAAGAGCTGATTTAAATTAGCTAGCACTTTCTGCCTTTATTTCTGTACATAGCACGTCGTTTTGCATGTCTACGTAACTCATGAAGTAGGTACTTGTGTCTTTCTTCTTTAGTGATGTTTAGAGGTGGAAGCTATTGGCTATACCCACAGTACGTGACAAATCACAATAAACTATTCTGAAGGAGCGATATATCATGAGTCAATCTGATTTCAACGAACGTCAAACAGATGGTCAGCCAGGTCAAGAGCAAAGTCGTCAACCAGGTGACGAGCATAAAATGGATCCGCAGCCTATTTATGATGATCCCGACTATAAAGGTAGTGGGAAGCTCCAGGATAAGGTGGCTTTAATTACTGGGGGCGACAGTGGTATTGGTCGAGCCGCTGCGATAGCCTTTGCAAAAGAAGGCGCCAAGCTTTCCATCGTCTATCTTGAGGAGCATGAGGATGCGCAGGAAACGAAGAAGGCAGTTGAACAATACGGTTCACGTTGTTTACTCATAGCAGGAGATATTGGCGACGAGTCGTTCTGCCAGGACGCTGTCAGGCAGACGGTGGACGAGCTTGGCGGGTTGGACTGTCTCGTCAACAACGCGGCTGAGCAGCACTACCAGGAGAAGATTGAGGATATTTCGAAGGAGCAGATGGAGCGGACGTTCCAGACGAATGTGTTCTCGTTCTTCCACTTGACGAAGGCCGCGATGCCGCACTTCGGCGAGGGTAGCACGGTGATCAATACGGCGTCGGTGACGGCCTACAAGGGTATGCCGGTGCTGATGGACTATGCGGCGACGAATGGTGCGATTGTGTCATTCACGCGTTCGCTGTCAGAAAATATTATTTCCCAGGGAATAAGAGTGAACGCGGTCGCACCAGGTCCGATTTGGACGCCGCTGATTCCGGCTTCTTTCCCAGAGGATAAAGTAAAAGAGTTCGGTACGGATAACCCAAGTGGTCGTCCAGCACAGCCGGCGGAGCTAGCGCCGACGTACGTGTACTTGGCGTCGAAGGATTCGTCTTATGTGTCGGGTCAGGTGTTGCATGTTAACGGTGGTACGATTGTGAATGGGTAACAGTTTGAGATAATGGAGTTCAAGTACGGACCTTCGGTCCTCCTGCGCTCCCGGCTGGCGCTTTCCTGAGGGGCTTGTTCAACTATTTCAGCCGTCCAGCGGCCGGCTGAAAGAATTTTCACTTCGCGTAAGGGTCCTCTAGGAGACGCCAGCCTCCGCTCCGGAGAACCAAAGGGTAACGGTGTTTATATGACGCCGTTACCCTTTTTTATGGGTGTTACTAGGCGAAAGTTCCTTGCCTAGCTTCTTCTTTTCAGACCTTTAATAAGCAGATAAACGTGCTCCATCTGCTCACGGTACATAAAATTTGTATACGGTACATAAAAGCTTAGTACCGTACATTTATTTCTCACACGGTACATTCTTTCTAAATACGGTACATAAATCTTCTATACGGTACATAAACCCGAAATTACTAAAGATCCAGCCATCAAAGGTCTTAAAAACCACAAGAAAAGAGCCTCTTCCACGAAGAAAGAAGGCTCTTACCTTATGCACTTTTTAAATCAAACGCAGAGCTGGCAGACCCGTAGGACATTCGGAGACAATCCATAGGGGAAAGAGGTTTTTGAGATCCCACAGGAGGCGTTTAGGGTAAGGCGGCAGCCGCACCCTGCCGACGAGGAAGCTCAAAGACCGGCCCTATGGATGTCGTAGAGTGTCCGCAGGGCTGACGGCTTGGAGTAAGTCACGTTCCTTTAACGTTAAGCATCAACCGTTAGCCTGAAATCAACGGGAAAATCACCCACTGCTTTCTAACTTCAAGGCTAACTCAAAAAGCTCGC
This window contains:
- a CDS encoding SDR family oxidoreductase → MSQSDFNERQTDGQPGQEQSRQPGDEHKMDPQPIYDDPDYKGSGKLQDKVALITGGDSGIGRAAAIAFAKEGAKLSIVYLEEHEDAQETKKAVEQYGSRCLLIAGDIGDESFCQDAVRQTVDELGGLDCLVNNAAEQHYQEKIEDISKEQMERTFQTNVFSFFHLTKAAMPHFGEGSTVINTASVTAYKGMPVLMDYAATNGAIVSFTRSLSENIISQGIRVNAVAPGPIWTPLIPASFPEDKVKEFGTDNPSGRPAQPAELAPTYVYLASKDSSYVSGQVLHVNGGTIVNG